The following are encoded in a window of Narcine bancroftii isolate sNarBan1 chromosome 2, sNarBan1.hap1, whole genome shotgun sequence genomic DNA:
- the LOC138752992 gene encoding uncharacterized protein: MTSFCNGHPRLTGGSVERAEVVNLGSILTFKKNLDRYMDGRGMEGYGLGSAPCERNPCSDWESGLQLCRQEAAAEVGIEPSAAGRWCCEALKTGGSRQPHQSTPPSNAIGRGGLIGRGQTQSEVRLAGTSSQGLDVYSSGWLEREILLRVSERVEQAGWCQSLSMCLACARRPVSSGKEQPLIFDFEPIVERRAKAPAKKRSRRVLYPHQQVRKLLPTQTDLAKRLLLIFLFAVILQVYYAAEDEPGVGAVEADELSDLPWSGSGLLPTENSGGEADCVLQLGTQLWAGSQCPAMPCGNFGL, translated from the exons ATGACCTCCTTTTGCAATGGCCACCCTAGACTCACTGGTGGAAgcgtggaacgagctgaagtggtgaatcttggctcaattttaacatttaagaagaatctggacagatacatggatgggagaggtatggagggctatggactgggttcag CTCCGTGCGAGAGAAATCCTTGCAGTGACTGGGAGAGCGGACTTCAACTCTGCAGGCAGGAGGCAGCGGCTGAGGTCGGGATCGAACCCTCGGCtgcaggtcgctggtgctgcgaGGCCCTGAAGACAGGCGGGAGCCGTCAGCCCCATCAATCAACGCCACCCTCTAATGCTATTGGGCGAGGTGGTTTGATAGGCAGGGGTCAGACCCAATCGGAAGTAAGGTTGGCGGGGACGTCATCCCAGGGACTCGATGTCTACAGTAGCGGGTGGCTGGAGCGCGAGATTCTGCTGCGGGTTTCGGAGCGAGTGGAGCAGGCGGGTTGGTGCCAATCTCTCAGTATGTGCCTGGCCTGTGCGAGGCGGCCCGTGTCCTCCGGGAAGGAGCAGCCTCTGATCTTCGACTTCGAGCCCATCGTCGAGCGCAGAGCCAAGGCACCCGCCAAGAAGCGCAGTCGGCGGGTCCTGTATCCCCACCAGCAG GTGAGGAAGCTCCTTCCCACACAGACCGACCTGGCCAAGAGACTACTTCTCATCTTCCTCTTCGCGGTCATCCTGCAAGTATACTATGCGGCTGAGGATGAGCCCGGCGTCGGCGCAGTGGAGGCAGATGAGCTCAGTGACCTGCCCTGGTCTGGGAGTGGCCTCCTGCCGACTGAAAACTCAGGAGGGGAGGCAGACTGTGTCCTCCAACTCGGAACCCAGCTGTGGGCAGGTTCCCAGTGCCCTGCGATGCCCTGTGGGAATTTCGGCCTTTAA